In Agromyces sp. Leaf222, the genomic window CAGCACCTCGCGAAGTACCCCGGCGCCGTACTCGCCGTGACCCACGACCGGTACTTCCTCGACCACGTGGCCGAGTGGATCTGCGAGGTCGACCGCGGTCGCCTCTACCCGTACGAGGGCAACTACTCGACCTACCTCGAGAAGAAGCAGGAACGACTCACCGTCCAGGGCAAGAAGGACGCGAAGCTCGCGAAGCGCCTCGCCGAGGAACTCGACTGGGTGCGCTCGAACGCGAAGGGCCGTCAGGCGAAGTCCAAGGCCCGCCTCGCCCGCTACGAGGAGATGGCGACCGAGGCCGAGCGCACGCGCAAGCTCGACTTCGAGGAGATCCAGATCCCCGCGGGTCCGCGTCTCGGCGACATCGTGCTCGAGGTCAAGAACCTCAAGAAGGGGTTCGGCGACCGCACGCTCATCGACGGCCTGAGCTTCTCGCTCCCGCGCAACGGCATCGTCGGCATCATCGGCCCCAACGGCGTCGGCAAGACCACGCTGTTCAAGACGATCGTCGGCCTCGAGCCGAGCGACGCCGGCAACGTGAAGATCGGCGAGACCGTCAAGATCTCCTACGTCGACCAGTCGCGCGGCGGCATCGACCCCAACAAGTCGCTCTGGGAGGTCGTCTCCGACGGACTCGACTACATCCAGGTCGGCAGGACCGAGGTTCCGAGCCGCGCCTACGTGTCGACGTTCGGCTTCAAGGGCCCAGACCAGCAGAAGCGCGCCGGCATCCTGTCGGGCGGTGAGCGCAACCGCCTCAACCTCGCGCTCACGCTCAAGCAGGGCGGCAACCTGCTGCTCCTCGACGAGCCCACCAACGACCTCGACGTCGAGACGCTGTCGAGCCTCGAGAACGCACTGCTCGAGTTCCCCGGCTGCGCCGTGGTCATCACCCACGACCGGTGGTTCCTCGACCGCATCGCGACGCACATCCTCGCGTACGAGGGCACCGAGGAGAACCCGTCGTACTGGCACTGGTTCGAGGGCAACTTCGAGTCTTACGAGGCCAACAAGGTCGAGCGCCTGGGCCCCGACGCCGCGAAGCCCCACCGTTCGGCGTACCGCAAGCTCACGCGCGACTGACATGCGCCTGCACGTGCCGACTCCGTTGCGTTGGGGAGATCTCGACGCATACGGGCACGTCAACAACGCCCGGATGCTGAGCCTCCTCGAGGAGGCTCGCATCCAGGCGTTCTGGGTGAGTGAATCGACGTCCGAGCACGCGGTCGGCGCATCGACTGCGGTTATCGACGCCACACCCGGTTCGAGCACGCTCTCGTTGATCGCCCGTCAAGAGGTCGAGTACCTCGCGCCGATCCCGTATCAGCGTCTGCCGCTCGACATCGAACTGTGGATCGGCACCCTCGGCGGTGCCAGCCTCGACGTCTGCTACGAGGTGTACTCGCCCGTCGGGGTCGAGCCCAGGGTGCTCCACACGCGCGCGGCGACGACGATCGTGCTGGTCGACGCGGAGTCCGAGCGTCCGCGGCGCATCACCTCGGTCGAGCGCGATGCGTGGACGCCGTATCTCGAGGCGCCCATCGAGTTCCGCCGCCGCTGACCGCGAGCGCGCCGAGGGCGGCGAACCCCGCCGTTCGGGTCGACGCTCCGACCCGTCGGCAGGGCGAGCCGGCGAGCCGGGTCAGTCCTCGAGCGGGGTCTCGCTGAACGAGCCCTCCCACACGGCGCGGCTGCCGGACTCGCCGATCAACACGACCGTCCAGATCGCACCGACGGCGACGCCGATCGCGACGAACGTCAGCACGATCGAGACGATGACGTTCGCGGTGCGACTCACGCCCACCGAGGCGCCGATGGGAGCGCCCGCTGCGGGGGGTGACGCGGCTGCATCCGCAGACGCGGAACGACGTCGGGCGACGAGGGTGACGACCTGCCAGGCGGCGACGAGCACGGCGACGCCGAGCACCGCCCACAGCCACGGCACGATGGTCTCTCCGATGGAGGTGTGCGCCTGGATCAGGGGAGCCGCGGGCACGCGCTCCTCGAGCCATTCACCGGCCTCGACCGTCACGAGGCCGAGCGGCACCAGCAGTGCGGCCGCGACGAGCGCCGGGATCCACAGCACCCGCCGCGCCGCCGGCCAGGCGGCGAGCACCACGAGCAGGACGGCGACCAGCGGGACCGCGATGACCACGGCATGCACGAGCAGCACGTGCAGCGGCAGCCCCTGGAAGACGTAGTCGACGTCGCCCATGTCAGGAGGCCGCGACGATGCGGTCGCCCGAGACCGCCACCTCGATCGGGCTCAGCGGGTCGATGGCGGGTCCATTCAGCACCTCGCCGGTCGCCGCGTCGAAGCGGGAGCCATGGCACGGGCAGTGGAACTCCGCGCCGGCGGCGGCCACGACGCATCCCTGATGCGTGCAGATCGCGCTGAAGGCGACGACCTGACCTGCGGTCGGCTGGGCCACGAGCGCGGGTCCGCCGTCGATCG contains:
- the ettA gene encoding energy-dependent translational throttle protein EttA → MADYIYSMVRARKAVGDKVILDDVTMAFLPGAKIGVVGPNGAGKSTILKIMAGLDQPSNGEAKLTPGYSVGILMQEPVLDESKTVLENVQEGVGPIKEKVDRFNAISLAMAEPDADFDALLAEMGTLQEAIDAADAWDLDSQLEQAMDALRCPPGDEQVSVLSGGEKRRVALCKLLLQKPDLLLLDEPTNHLDAESVLWLEQHLAKYPGAVLAVTHDRYFLDHVAEWICEVDRGRLYPYEGNYSTYLEKKQERLTVQGKKDAKLAKRLAEELDWVRSNAKGRQAKSKARLARYEEMATEAERTRKLDFEEIQIPAGPRLGDIVLEVKNLKKGFGDRTLIDGLSFSLPRNGIVGIIGPNGVGKTTLFKTIVGLEPSDAGNVKIGETVKISYVDQSRGGIDPNKSLWEVVSDGLDYIQVGRTEVPSRAYVSTFGFKGPDQQKRAGILSGGERNRLNLALTLKQGGNLLLLDEPTNDLDVETLSSLENALLEFPGCAVVITHDRWFLDRIATHILAYEGTEENPSYWHWFEGNFESYEANKVERLGPDAAKPHRSAYRKLTRD
- a CDS encoding thioesterase family protein, translated to MRLHVPTPLRWGDLDAYGHVNNARMLSLLEEARIQAFWVSESTSEHAVGASTAVIDATPGSSTLSLIARQEVEYLAPIPYQRLPLDIELWIGTLGGASLDVCYEVYSPVGVEPRVLHTRAATTIVLVDAESERPRRITSVERDAWTPYLEAPIEFRRR